Proteins encoded together in one Chryseobacterium taklimakanense window:
- the murB gene encoding UDP-N-acetylmuramate dehydrogenase: MTIQENVSLKPFNTFGVEANAKYFALANNEEELLAVLNQYKNLHRENPQKLPLLFLGGGSNILLTKDFDGLVIKLNLKGISEEMMSEDEVLVTAKAGENWHRFVLYCLDKNYGGLENLSLIPGNVGTSPMQNIGAYGTEIKDTFVGCKVLDLESLEIENFDKEQCRFGYRDSIFKQEGKGKYVILEVTFALTTKKHKIKTDYGAIKDELEKMDIQNPTIKDVSNAVIAIRQSKLPDPKVTGNAGSFFKNPTIPKSHFDKLQQKFPDIHFYPTGEMVKVPAGWLIEQCGWKGRQIGNVASHKLQSLVIINATGNASGKEIFDFSTEIINSVKEKFGIELEREVNII; this comes from the coding sequence ATGACTATCCAGGAAAATGTTTCACTGAAACCGTTCAATACATTCGGCGTAGAAGCCAACGCCAAATATTTTGCTCTTGCAAATAATGAAGAAGAACTTTTAGCGGTTTTGAATCAATATAAAAATCTGCACCGTGAAAATCCTCAGAAATTGCCGCTCCTGTTTTTAGGTGGCGGAAGCAACATTTTGCTGACCAAAGATTTTGACGGTTTGGTAATCAAACTAAACCTGAAGGGCATCTCCGAAGAAATGATGAGTGAAGATGAGGTTTTAGTTACTGCAAAGGCTGGCGAAAACTGGCATCGGTTCGTACTGTACTGCCTGGACAAAAATTACGGCGGACTTGAAAACCTTTCCCTGATTCCGGGGAATGTCGGCACTTCGCCGATGCAGAATATCGGCGCGTACGGAACAGAAATCAAGGATACATTTGTCGGGTGCAAAGTTTTGGATCTGGAATCTTTAGAAATTGAAAATTTTGACAAAGAGCAATGCCGCTTCGGATACCGCGATTCCATCTTCAAGCAGGAAGGTAAAGGGAAATATGTAATTCTGGAAGTGACTTTCGCGCTCACCACGAAAAAACATAAAATAAAAACCGATTACGGCGCCATTAAAGACGAGCTTGAAAAAATGGATATTCAAAATCCAACGATTAAGGATGTTTCTAATGCGGTGATTGCGATTCGTCAAAGCAAATTACCGGATCCAAAAGTGACCGGAAATGCTGGGAGTTTTTTCAAAAACCCTACGATTCCGAAATCACATTTTGATAAACTTCAACAAAAGTTCCCCGATATTCATTTTTATCCAACCGGAGAAATGGTAAAAGTTCCTGCCGGTTGGTTGATTGAACAATGTGGCTGGAAAGGGAGGCAGATTGGCAACGTTGCTTCTCATAAATTGCAGTCGTTGGTCATCATCAACGCCACCGGAAACGCTTCCGGAAAGGAAATTTTTGATTTTTCCACGGAAATTATCAATTCGGTAAAGGAAAAGTTTGGAATTGAACTGGAAAGGGAAGTGAATATTATTTAA